Proteins encoded together in one Oncorhynchus mykiss isolate Arlee chromosome 7, USDA_OmykA_1.1, whole genome shotgun sequence window:
- the LOC110497028 gene encoding uncharacterized protein LOC110497028: MTSKMSVFVSVVFPASIKKGTQGFLRASIGEKVKCTMVQPYKDSKAERSKFPLCFNEWKYFSIQIPKSSDNTLGVCESHRLVVELIFFEQDTGVPKLIGKTFVKLLDIVSKSQMNHLLELRLKRQIICKLEMEMVIAYGSLGYGYSHQLKHPNRNMESLVERSLFLRCPPPDDRKDHHYNVVTPKPVPYSDFIAALMYRETTNPDNRTTYPSNSTISPIILECMEKRGRLLQMHEEMEAFESSEDSLQYLEKLVMKKGIRTGTPWRMNKRFKVLSKWRKKATMVSKLLNFGGCSEAAKQQRDNMLPTGPLGVTPPVPLLKRLAMQQEKIPLVNENEVSEMSKPPSPRKILAAESGLSTCMASTQVAQSAPFSPPPSDQYTTPPTVATPPTSAVAHKASPPSSVASSSMDHLVQSRASSSPRHITLVLPEGPATPASTSASASASTSAQPSTRHIPKPTNVAVPIHLTSLCVLTTLEEEGEEEEGEEEEGEEEDGEEEEVGKKKEVHATVSSSLLKTLSSLTLTPEVALHATLVHSRQQSRHGQLEECQPASPSYQQEECHPANPSYQQEECHPANLRYQQEECQPANPSYQQEECQPANPSYQPYQESPSRGKSDRDQGRTGSGAAGGVRESGWTQTQREAAGMGSIGSRWKLNFAGLGSLGSGGQRREEDAPCSSTAFRSPTLIDLAPPRLLGAWTENIATVPTPIGGGGGGLDWRSGGLPAAQRTSPTLCSQLISPLSIPPSSDPLTRSPLPHLGSRATDTPSPDLETWTLDSSPFLGGMLCESNPPDLHVGQTSGGSNTDRHTQRSGGASSSTEPLTTLHSWLSSDNLPTGAGSDSGQWSLLSEIDMSPLRSGLVFSPLTPISTSDPLTPSSSPTRSTRGSKPGKERPRIVETPHSPYHRRNRDHRDYYGKM, encoded by the exons atgactagtaAAATGAGTGTTTTCGTGAGCGTTGTGTTCCCAGCTTCCATAAAGAAAGGCACCCAGGGCTTCCTGAGGGCGAGTATTGGGGAGAAGGTGAAGTGTACTATGGTCCAGCCCTACAAGGACTCCAAGGCTGAGCGCTCCAAGTTCCCCCTCTGCTTCAACGAGTGGAAGTATTTCTCCATACAG ATTCCTAAGAGCAGTGATAACACGCTGGGTGTCTGTGAGTCACACCGTCTGGTGGTGGAGCTCATCTTCTTTGAGCAGGACACGGGCGTTCCCAAGCTCATAGGAAAGACCTTTGTCAAACTGCTGGACATCGTCAGT AAATCACAAATGAACCACCTGCTGGAGCTGAGGCTCAAGCGCCAG ATCATCTGTAagctggagatggagatggtgattgcGTATGGATCCTTGGGTTACGGATACTCCCACCAG TTGAAGCACCCAAATAGAAACATGGAGAGCCTAGTGGAGCGCTCGCTCTTCCTCCGCTGTCCACCACCAGACGACCGCAAAGACCATCACTA TAATGTGGTCACTCCTAAGCCAGTACCTTATTCAGACTTTATCGCAGCGCTGATGTACAGAGAGACCACCAACCCAGACAACAGGACGACTTACCCCTCAAACAGCACAATATCCCCCATCATCCTGGAATGTATGGAGAAGAGGGGCAG GCTACTGCAGATGCATGAGGAGATGGAGGCGTTTGAGTCGTCCGAGGACTCCCTGCAGTACCTGGAGAAACTGGTGATGAAGAAAGGGATTagaaccggtaccccctggagGATGAACAAGAGGTtcaag GTTCTCTCTAAGTGGAGGAAAAAGGCAACGATGGTCTCCAAGCTGCTCAATTTTGGAGGCTGTTCAGAGGCGGCGAAACAACAGAGAGACAACATGTTGCCCACGGGGCCATTGG GTGTGACTCCCCCTGTGCCACTTTTAAAGCGCCTTGCCATGCAACAG GAGAAAATACCCTTAGTCAACGAGAACGAAGTGTCTGAAATGAGCAAGCCTCCATCTCCCAGAAAGATCCTGGCTGCAGAATCTGGCCTGTCCACATGTATGGCCTCCACCCAGGTTGCCCAGTCAGCCCCATTCTCTCCACCTCCATCTGATCAATATACCACACCGCCAACAGTAGCCACCCCACCTACATCAGCCGTGGCCCATAAGGCATCTCCCCCTAGCAGTGTGGCCTCCAGCTCCATGGACCACCTTGTCCAGTCCAGGGCCAGCTCTTCCCCCAGACACATCACCCTGGTCCTGCCTGAGGGTCCCGCCACCCCAGCTTCCacctcagcctcagcctcagcctccaCCTCCGCTCAGCCCAGTACCAGACACATCCCTAAACCCACCAATGTGGCCGTTCCCATCCACCTGACCTCCCTCTGTGTTCTTACTAccctggaggaggaaggagaggaggaggaaggagaggaggaggaaggagaggaggaagacggagaggaggaggaggtcggGAAGAAAAAGGAGGTGCATGCTACAGTATCGTCCTCCCTCCTCAAGACGCTCTCCTCTCTGACGCTGACCCCCGAGGTGGCCCTCCATGCCACCCTGGTGCACTCGCGCCAACAGAGCAGGCATGGGCAGCTGGAGGAATGTCAGCCAGCTAGCCCCAGCTACCAGCAGGAGGAGTGTCATCCAGCTAACCCCAGCTACCAGCAGGAGGAGTGTCATCCAGCTAACCTCCGCTACCAGCAGGAGGAGTGTCAGCCAGCTAACCCCAGCTACCAGCAGGAGGAGTGTCAGCCAGCTAACCCCAGCTACCAGCCTTACCAGGAGAGCCCGTCCAGGGGGAAGAGTGACCGAGACCAGGGGAGGACTGGTAGTGGTGCCGCTGGAGGAGTGAGGGAGTCGGGGTGGACCCAGACCCAGAGAGAGGCTGCTGGAATGGGCAGCATTGGAAGTCGGTGGAAGCTGAATTTTGCTGGGCTTGGCTCTCTTGGTTCCGGAGGGCAGAGGAGGGAAGAAGATGCCCCATGCAGCAGCACTGCCTTCAGGTCCCCTACACTGATCGACCTGGCCCCACCACGGCTGCTGGGGGCCTGGACCGAGAACATTGCCACTGTGCCGACACCCataggagggggtgggggaggcCTGGACTGGAGATCTGGAGGTCTGCCTGCTGCCCAGAGAACCAGCCCGACTCTCTGCTCTCAGTTAATCTCCCCCCTGTCCATCCCGCCGTCATCCGACCCTCTGACGCGCTCCCCCCTGCCGCACCTCGGCTCACGGGCCACTGACACACCTTCTCCAGACCTGGAAACCTGGACCCTAGATAGTTCTCCCTTCCTCGGTGGCATGCTGTGTGAGTCCAACCCTCCAGATCTACATGTAGGCCAAACCAGTGGTGGCAGCAACACTGACAGGCACACCCAGAGATCAGGAGGAGCCAGCTCCAGCACAGAACCACTCACCACACTCCACTCCTGGCTCAGCAGTGACAATCTCCCCACCGGAGCTGGCTCAGACTCTGGACAGTGGTCCCTCCTCTCAGAGATCGACATGTCACCACTCCGCAGCGGACTGGTCTTCTCCCCCCTTACCCCCATCTCCACCTCCGACCCCCTCACCCCCAGCTCCTCCCCTACCAGAAGCACCAGAGGCAGCAAGCCAGGCAAGGAGAGACCCAGGATCGTGGAGACACCGCATTCCCCATATCACAGGCGCAACAGAGACCACAGAGATTATTATGGGAAGATgtag